A region from the Leptolyngbya iicbica LK genome encodes:
- a CDS encoding DUF6335 family protein, producing the protein MTQDPSMQPNVHPSAEPLVDDNSDLTPPPGVPERSPDQAAAEAARTGREDQSQQIGADRSLNQRMAAGKPTTMGDPDAMTEQAKVVGEEAVGGTTPTPDQDNVDDIAASAGINTKAEHPVKVRHEMERRDEHRFELDPESKGPAASA; encoded by the coding sequence ATGACTCAAGATCCATCCATGCAACCCAACGTTCATCCATCAGCCGAACCGCTAGTGGATGACAATAGCGACCTGACACCGCCACCGGGGGTACCCGAGCGATCGCCCGATCAAGCGGCGGCTGAAGCGGCGCGAACGGGCCGAGAAGACCAGAGTCAGCAAATCGGTGCGGACCGATCGCTAAACCAGCGCATGGCCGCCGGCAAACCCACCACCATGGGCGACCCCGACGCCATGACGGAGCAAGCCAAAGTGGTGGGCGAAGAAGCGGTTGGCGGCACGACGCCGACTCCCGACCAAGACAATGTGGATGACATTGCCGCGTCGGCAGGCATCAATACTAAGGCTGAACACCCGGTCAAAGTCCGACATGAAATGGAGCGTCGCGACGAGCATCGGTTTGAGCTTGATCCCGAATCGAAGGGACCGGCTGCTTCTGCTTAA
- a CDS encoding Mu transposase C-terminal domain-containing protein, protein MELVNPDDLNSVESRLKLEIIEKLSEPCDRKTYGERLRSAAQQLKCSVRTVQRLMKKWEEEGLAALIDSGRIDKGKPRIAEDWQQFIKKVYSNDKCTPAQVFTKVRNKARQEGLKDYPSHMTVYRILRLVKEAKEKEESIRNLGWKGSRLALKTRDGEVLEIDYSNQVWQCDHTRADILLVDKYGHQMGRPWLTTVIDTYSRAIVGINLGYDAPSSSVVALALRNAIMPKQYGVEYKLYADWPTCGTPDHLFTDGGKDFRSNHLRQIGLQLGFICHLRDRPSEGGIVERPFGTINTQFLSTLPGYTGSNVQDRPPEAEAEACLTLQELEKLLVAYIVNTYNQRLDARMGDQTRIQRWEAGLLKQPRVIPEHELHICLMRQTRRTIYRGGYLQFENLAYRGEALAEHAGENIVLRYDPRNIAQVLVYRHDPDREVYLGVAQALEFEGEVLALDDAKAHSRRIREDGKAVSNDAMLDEMRDREAFVDQKNKSRKDRQKDEQADLRPTTPPIIGPDSSDEPSVDVQPDESPEELDIPEFDIWDFDDDDA, encoded by the coding sequence ATGGAACTTGTTAATCCAGATGATCTGAATTCAGTAGAATCCAGGCTCAAGCTAGAAATTATCGAGAAACTTTCAGAGCCCTGCGATCGCAAAACGTATGGTGAACGTCTACGGAGTGCGGCTCAACAACTAAAATGCTCTGTCCGCACTGTGCAGCGGTTGATGAAAAAGTGGGAGGAGGAAGGCCTTGCCGCTCTAATCGATTCAGGTCGCATAGACAAAGGGAAGCCTCGAATTGCTGAAGATTGGCAGCAATTTATTAAGAAGGTGTACAGCAACGATAAATGTACGCCCGCTCAGGTATTTACCAAGGTGCGCAACAAGGCTCGACAGGAAGGCTTGAAAGACTATCCCAGCCACATGACGGTTTATCGCATTCTTAGACTGGTTAAAGAGGCTAAGGAGAAAGAAGAAAGTATCCGTAACCTGGGATGGAAGGGTTCACGCTTAGCACTCAAAACCCGTGATGGCGAAGTATTGGAAATCGACTACAGCAATCAGGTCTGGCAGTGTGATCACACGAGAGCAGACATTTTGTTGGTGGATAAATATGGACATCAAATGGGGCGACCTTGGCTGACGACCGTGATTGACACTTACTCCAGAGCGATCGTTGGCATCAACTTGGGATATGACGCCCCTAGCTCAAGCGTCGTTGCACTAGCCTTGCGTAACGCGATTATGCCCAAGCAGTATGGAGTGGAGTATAAGCTCTACGCTGATTGGCCTACCTGCGGCACCCCTGACCATCTATTTACTGATGGGGGGAAGGATTTTCGGTCCAATCATCTTCGGCAAATTGGATTACAACTTGGATTTATCTGTCATCTGCGCGATCGCCCTTCTGAAGGTGGCATCGTTGAAAGACCGTTTGGAACTATCAACACCCAGTTTCTCTCCACTCTGCCAGGGTATACAGGTTCCAATGTCCAAGACCGTCCTCCGGAAGCGGAGGCGGAAGCCTGTCTGACCTTACAGGAGTTGGAGAAGCTCTTAGTTGCCTACATCGTGAATACCTACAACCAACGATTGGATGCCCGTATGGGTGACCAAACTCGCATACAGCGGTGGGAGGCTGGACTCCTTAAACAACCTCGTGTGATTCCTGAGCACGAACTGCATATCTGTCTGATGAGACAGACTCGCCGCACCATTTATAGAGGTGGCTATCTCCAATTTGAGAATTTGGCTTACCGAGGGGAAGCATTGGCTGAACATGCTGGTGAGAATATTGTGCTTCGCTATGACCCGAGAAACATCGCACAAGTATTGGTTTATCGTCACGACCCCGACCGTGAGGTGTATTTAGGAGTTGCTCAAGCCCTAGAGTTTGAAGGCGAAGTGCTAGCCCTAGATGATGCCAAAGCCCATAGCCGGCGCATTCGTGAGGATGGTAAGGCGGTTAGTAACGATGCCATGTTGGACGAGATGCGCGATCGCGAGGCATTCGTCGACCAAAAGAACAAGTCTCGTAAAGATCGCCAAAAGGATGAGCAGGCAGACCTGCGTCCGACAACGCCTCCCATAATTGGGCCAGACTCCTCTGATGAGCCATCTGTTGACGTACAGCCGGATGAGTCACCAGAGGAGTTGGACATCCCAGAGTTTGATATCTGGGATTTTGACGATGATGATGCTTAA
- the rd gene encoding rubredoxin: protein MQKYVCEVCGYIYDPEKGDPDSGIQPGTPFNEIPDDWACPKCGATKSQFKPMKQESSVA from the coding sequence ATGCAGAAGTATGTTTGTGAAGTCTGTGGTTACATTTATGACCCAGAAAAAGGGGATCCGGATTCTGGCATTCAGCCAGGTACCCCATTCAACGAGATTCCTGACGATTGGGCTTGCCCAAAATGTGGCGCTACTAAATCTCAATTTAAGCCCATGAAACAAGAGTCAAGCGTTGCCTAG
- a CDS encoding DoxX family protein: protein MNFLTQNKTTLRGVLAVCMVVAGVLHFAQSTPFIRIVPDFLPAPAALVYISGAIEILLGIGLLVPATRQFAAWGLVALFIAVFPANLNMAINHIKIAGIPDAWWFQAIRLPFQLVLIAWAYWYTRPGRPAPSSEGH from the coding sequence ATGAATTTTCTGACCCAGAATAAGACCACCCTGCGCGGCGTTTTGGCCGTTTGTATGGTGGTCGCAGGTGTCTTACACTTTGCCCAGTCAACTCCCTTCATCCGCATCGTGCCAGATTTCTTACCCGCTCCCGCCGCGTTGGTTTATATCAGTGGCGCGATCGAAATTTTGTTGGGCATTGGCTTGCTAGTGCCCGCGACCCGCCAGTTTGCCGCCTGGGGGTTGGTGGCCCTCTTCATTGCGGTGTTTCCGGCCAATCTCAACATGGCCATCAATCACATTAAAATTGCGGGGATTCCGGATGCTTGGTGGTTTCAAGCCATCCGTCTGCCCTTTCAGTTGGTCCTCATTGCTTGGGCCTATTGGTATACTCGCCCCGGCCGGCCTGCGCCCTCCTCAGAAGGTCATTGA
- a CDS encoding MgtC/SapB family protein gives MNDFTPIPWLVVIGRLLLAIALGSAIGLEREFGEKAAGLRTNMLVALGAALFVLVPVQSGLAAADATALARSLQGIITGVGFVGAGSILRADRVHGLTSATAVWISAGLGIAAGLGLWQLGLIGAGFALAILRYLKYLEQQL, from the coding sequence ATGAATGATTTCACCCCAATTCCCTGGCTAGTGGTGATCGGTCGCTTGCTGCTCGCGATCGCTTTAGGCTCCGCGATCGGGCTGGAGCGAGAATTTGGTGAAAAAGCGGCGGGTCTGAGAACCAATATGCTGGTAGCCCTCGGGGCCGCGCTGTTCGTTTTGGTTCCCGTGCAGAGTGGACTAGCCGCAGCGGATGCCACCGCCCTGGCGCGTAGCCTGCAAGGCATCATCACCGGAGTCGGCTTTGTGGGAGCCGGTTCCATCTTGCGGGCCGACCGGGTGCATGGGCTCACCTCAGCCACAGCGGTTTGGATTTCCGCAGGGTTAGGCATCGCGGCGGGGTTAGGACTCTGGCAGCTCGGATTAATCGGTGCGGGATTCGCCTTAGCTATTCTGCGCTACCTCAAATATCTTGAACAGCAGCTTTAG
- a CDS encoding CHAD domain-containing protein, which translates to MAYRFFADSTVEDNVHRLLQEQIEKAIHQLTHNFQKDPARSIHDARKRLKKARSVLRLIRKSIDKDTYKREKNVLRDVGRSLAPARDAEAYQSTLDALLEAYELTLDISAFSDLKASLAGLHTVRLGKLIEHEDTLQNLVGELKDSHTRLQQLALQATGWDALARSLHRIYRQGHERFHAAYETNNDEAFHEWRKRVKDFWYDMRLLRRLWPPVMSAFEEEGHRLSSLLGDSHDIAELRHFLHHHSEEVALVETQKNVLWPLMEHRQYKLHQPTRELGQKLFAEEPDAFTDRIASYWENWFTEI; encoded by the coding sequence ATGGCTTATCGATTTTTCGCTGATAGTACGGTCGAAGACAACGTTCATCGCCTTTTGCAAGAGCAAATTGAGAAAGCGATTCACCAGCTGACTCACAATTTCCAAAAAGATCCAGCTAGGTCAATTCACGATGCTCGAAAGCGGTTAAAAAAAGCGCGATCGGTGCTGCGATTAATCCGTAAGTCAATTGATAAAGACACGTATAAACGTGAGAAAAATGTGCTGCGGGATGTGGGGCGATCGCTGGCCCCTGCCCGTGATGCTGAAGCCTATCAATCCACTCTTGATGCTTTGCTCGAAGCCTACGAACTGACTCTGGACATCAGTGCTTTCAGTGATTTGAAAGCCAGTTTGGCCGGTCTACATACGGTGCGCTTAGGTAAGCTCATTGAGCACGAAGACACCCTACAGAATCTAGTTGGAGAGTTGAAAGACAGCCATACACGCCTGCAACAATTAGCGCTGCAAGCTACTGGTTGGGACGCCCTAGCTCGCAGCTTACACCGCATTTATCGTCAAGGCCATGAACGATTTCATGCAGCCTATGAAACAAATAACGATGAGGCGTTTCATGAGTGGCGTAAACGTGTAAAAGACTTTTGGTACGATATGCGCTTGCTCAGACGGCTTTGGCCCCCGGTAATGTCTGCCTTTGAAGAAGAAGGCCATCGGCTATCAAGCCTGCTGGGCGACAGTCACGATATTGCCGAACTTCGACACTTTTTGCACCATCATTCCGAAGAAGTCGCCTTAGTGGAAACACAAAAGAACGTGCTGTGGCCGCTGATGGAGCATCGCCAATACAAGCTTCATCAACCGACCCGAGAGCTAGGTCAGAAGCTTTTTGCAGAAGAACCAGATGCCTTTACCGACAGAATAGCGAGCTATTGGGAAAATTGGTTCACCGAGATTTAG
- a CDS encoding TniB family NTP-binding protein, translated as MIALQDQEVQAHIERLRRDKTVALDSVKQAHTWLKRKRNARQCGRLTGDSRTGKTKTCESFLKLYGEPDLSGRVPIIPISYVHPKQECTSRELFREILEQYGDDLPRGTVGDARSRTLKVLRACKTEMLMIDEADRLKPKTFADVRDIFDKLEISVILIGTKQRLDPAVKKDEQVFNRFRSSYRIGTIPSNQLKTIVGLWERDILKLPVPSNLTSEAMLKELRKATGVSRKGYYIGLIDMVLREAAIRALEKGQSKIELETLKEVAKEYS; from the coding sequence ATGATTGCATTGCAAGATCAAGAAGTTCAGGCCCACATCGAGCGTCTGCGTCGAGACAAGACGGTCGCCCTAGACTCCGTAAAGCAGGCTCACACTTGGCTGAAGCGTAAACGTAATGCTCGGCAGTGTGGACGGCTAACAGGTGATTCTAGAACCGGGAAGACCAAGACCTGTGAATCTTTTCTGAAGCTGTATGGAGAGCCAGATTTGTCTGGCAGGGTGCCGATCATTCCCATTTCATATGTTCATCCCAAGCAGGAATGCACCTCTCGTGAGTTGTTCCGCGAGATTCTGGAACAGTATGGGGATGATCTGCCTAGAGGCACAGTTGGGGATGCTCGAAGCCGAACGTTGAAGGTACTACGGGCTTGTAAAACGGAGATGTTGATGATCGATGAGGCCGATCGCCTCAAGCCTAAGACCTTTGCTGACGTACGCGACATCTTTGACAAGCTAGAAATCTCGGTCATCCTGATTGGAACCAAACAGCGGCTAGACCCAGCAGTTAAAAAAGATGAACAAGTCTTCAACCGATTTCGGTCTAGCTATCGCATAGGAACCATCCCTAGCAATCAGCTCAAGACTATTGTGGGACTTTGGGAGCGAGATATTCTCAAGCTGCCAGTACCTTCTAATTTAACGTCTGAAGCCATGCTGAAGGAGCTGCGCAAGGCGACTGGCGTATCTAGGAAGGGTTACTACATTGGCCTGATTGACATGGTGCTACGGGAGGCAGCCATTCGTGCATTGGAAAAAGGACAAAGCAAGATTGAGCTTGAAACACTAAAAGAGGTAGCAAAGGAATATAGCTAA